The following nucleotide sequence is from Bacillota bacterium.
CATTGGATCGTTCGCGTACGGTCGGTACGGACACGGGAGTGGGTGAACCATTCCTGCATCGTAGAACCCTGTGTCACCGAGGAGCCAGTGGTAGAGGTTAACGTATCGGCCATCCGGGTGAATCTTCAGTCCTAACCCTCCTCGTCGGTGCTCTGTGCCTCGCATCAGAGGTATTATTCCGGCAAACACGGGCGGCGCGTACCTAGCTTCGCCTGCAACGCGTGCGAGAGTGCACGAGGTGACGACGTCCGCGAGCTGGATGAGGCGTGACAGATGCGACGGGGCCGACAACGTCAACGATATACGTCGGAGCTTGGTGTACTCGGTGCCTAAGCGAATGGTTGCCAAGCAGCTCTCCAGGAATTTGTCCTCGTCGGTCCGTCCCCCGCCTGGCCGATCTGTGACAATCACGACCCTAGAGCGCCGGGCGCGAGCTTCGTTGTCCACGCGCTCGAGGAACATCCTTGTTACGTCCTCTTCAGGACTACGGGAGTCGCGGCTCGCTGGCTGGAAGTTGGTATCC
It contains:
- a CDS encoding DUF3800 domain-containing protein, whose translation is MCVSFLPVFLWTFTAIAGEPIISRPQQLIPEESVRTLDERFGAICGQCGFPGSEEFKWSAPTNSWMRSGLTGEPRQRFFRSILQAAADYGAVVIVMVEDTNFQPASRDSRSPEEDVTRMFLERVDNEARARRSRVVIVTDRPGGGRTDEDKFLESCLATIRLGTEYTKLRRISLTLSAPSHLSRLIQLADVVTSCTLARVAGEARYAPPVFAGIIPLMRGTEHRRGGLGLKIHPDGRYVNLYHWLLGDTGFYDAGMVHPLPCPYRPYANDPMVP